One window of Bacillus alveayuensis genomic DNA carries:
- a CDS encoding uncharacterized membrane-anchored protein YitT (DUF2179 family) (product_source=COG1284; cog=COG1284; pfam=PF02588,PF10035; transmembrane_helix_parts=Inside_1_16,TMhelix_17_36,Outside_37_60,TMhelix_61_80,Inside_81_86,TMhelix_87_101,Outside_102_110,TMhelix_111_133,Inside_134_153,TMhelix_154_176,Outside_177_285), whose protein sequence is MVDVIRRRNPLTKGMEVFYILLGSLIVAISYNIFLLPNHVASGGVSGISTITEAVFHWEPAFVIWGINIPLLLAGYLLLGKQEAIKSVIGSLFLPFAVYLTKELQPATNDPLLGGLFGGIGVGIGLGIVFIGNGSTGGTALAAKILHKFSHITLGKSVAILDGLIVLAAIVVFDVQQGLYALIGLYTTSKAIDLIQTGFHRTKTFLIITEKEEEVRQEIFHKIDRGVTKINAQGGFTNSVRHIIMCVVDQSEFTKLKQIVKSIDPKAFVIVMDSSEVLGEGFSQT, encoded by the coding sequence ATGGTAGACGTAATAAGACGAAGAAATCCTTTAACAAAAGGAATGGAAGTTTTCTATATATTGCTTGGGAGCTTGATCGTAGCAATTAGTTATAATATTTTTCTCTTGCCTAACCACGTTGCCTCTGGTGGTGTTAGTGGAATCAGTACGATCACCGAAGCTGTATTTCATTGGGAGCCAGCGTTTGTCATTTGGGGAATTAATATCCCTTTATTACTGGCCGGATATCTTCTATTAGGTAAACAAGAGGCGATCAAATCTGTTATCGGTTCACTCTTTTTACCATTTGCAGTTTATTTAACAAAAGAGCTGCAGCCAGCCACGAATGACCCGCTGCTTGGGGGGCTTTTCGGCGGAATAGGCGTAGGTATTGGATTGGGAATCGTCTTTATCGGAAACGGCTCAACCGGTGGAACAGCATTAGCAGCAAAAATATTACATAAATTTTCTCATATTACTTTAGGAAAAAGTGTTGCCATTTTAGACGGATTAATTGTATTAGCGGCCATCGTTGTTTTCGATGTACAACAAGGTTTGTATGCCTTAATCGGTTTATACACAACGAGCAAAGCAATCGATTTAATCCAAACAGGATTTCATCGTACGAAAACATTTCTCATCATTACGGAAAAAGAAGAAGAGGTACGGCAAGAGATCTTTCACAAAATTGACCGTGGAGTGACAAAAATAAACGCACAAGGCGGTTTTACAAACTCTGTTCGCCACATTATTATGTGTGTCGTAGACCAATCAGAATTTACAAAACTAAAACAAATCGTAAAAAGCATCGATCCAAAAGCATTTGTTATTGTTATGGACTCTTCGGAAGTATTAGGAGAAGGATTTAGTCAAACGTGA
- a CDS encoding major intracellular serine protease (product_source=KO:K13275; cath_funfam=3.40.50.200; cog=COG1404; ko=KO:K13275; pfam=PF00082; superfamily=52743) → MLEHKVSLMPYSSVETIDQVKEIPEGIQMVQAPALWREGIKGKGVTIAVLDTGCDIHHPDLKGQIIGGRNFTTDDNGDPRKITDYNGHGTHVAGTIAARENNQGVVGIAPEAKLLILKVLASDPNQRGSATGRYEWIVNAINYAVKQKVDIISMSLGGPSNHPQLYQAIKNAVNQDILVVCAAGNEGDGNDSTDEFSYPGAYNEVISVGAISLNRQSSHFTNSNKEVDVVAPGEKILSTIPNGKYAYLSGTSMATPHISGALALIKQQSEKEFQRKLTEPELYAQLIKRTIPLGYSKSLEGNGLIYLSVPDLLTRIMQNLKRSSFITGMRIW, encoded by the coding sequence ATGCTTGAACATAAGGTTTCGTTAATGCCATACTCATCTGTGGAAACGATTGATCAAGTGAAAGAAATACCTGAAGGCATACAAATGGTTCAGGCACCAGCATTATGGCGTGAGGGAATTAAAGGAAAAGGGGTGACGATTGCTGTCCTTGATACTGGCTGTGATATTCATCATCCTGACTTAAAAGGTCAAATTATTGGCGGTCGAAATTTCACAACTGATGATAACGGTGATCCACGAAAAATAACAGATTATAACGGGCACGGTACCCATGTTGCTGGAACTATTGCAGCCCGAGAAAATAATCAAGGTGTCGTCGGAATAGCCCCAGAAGCAAAACTATTAATTTTAAAGGTACTAGCAAGCGATCCAAATCAACGAGGATCTGCAACAGGCCGATACGAGTGGATTGTGAATGCAATCAACTACGCAGTGAAACAAAAAGTCGATATCATCTCGATGTCTTTAGGAGGCCCTTCCAACCATCCACAGCTTTATCAAGCTATTAAAAATGCGGTGAATCAAGATATTTTAGTCGTTTGTGCTGCTGGAAACGAAGGTGACGGAAATGACTCAACCGACGAATTTTCCTACCCTGGAGCGTATAACGAAGTCATATCCGTTGGTGCTATTTCGCTTAACAGACAATCCTCCCACTTTACAAACTCCAATAAAGAAGTAGATGTTGTTGCCCCAGGAGAAAAAATTTTATCTACGATACCAAATGGGAAATATGCTTATTTAAGCGGAACTTCGATGGCCACACCACATATTTCCGGAGCCTTAGCCTTGATTAAGCAACAATCAGAAAAAGAATTTCAACGAAAGCTGACAGAACCAGAGCTATATGCTCAACTCATAAAACGAACAATCCCACTCGGTTATTCCAAATCATTGGAAGGAAACGGTCTTATTTATTTAAGCGTTCCAGACCTTTTAACTAGAATTATGCAAAATTTAAAAAGGTCATCATTTATTACGGGTATGAGAATATGGTAA
- a CDS encoding putative permease (product_source=COG0679; cog=COG0679; ko=KO:K07088; pfam=PF03547; transmembrane_helix_parts=Outside_1_3,TMhelix_4_21,Inside_22_33,TMhelix_34_51,Outside_52_60,TMhelix_61_80,Inside_81_92,TMhelix_93_115,Outside_116_119,TMhelix_120_142,Inside_143_154,TMhelix_155_177,Outside_178_186,TMhelix_187_209,Inside_210_229,TMhelix_230_252,Outside_253_274,TMhelix_275_297,Inside_298_298) codes for MNLFIEVVLPVFFIFFAGYVIQKWKKLDIKSVSTVAIYLLSPCLVFRTFYQANLNREYGNMVIFSLLFLFAFILLTKLYSKIMHYTGSMESGLMLSTAFMNSGNYGAPIVLFAFGEKGFAYAVTFMVLQSVIMNVFGVYYALRGQSGVKIAIKKVFEMPATYAVILALLVQFSHITVPKNVMMPIDLLADAAIPVAMLILGMQLAEIELVKMDVKNVAFATISRLMISPFIAYLILTMLGVNGLLKSVLIVLSSMPTAVTTTMYAVQFDAKPRLVSSIAFVTTLTSIVTITGLLVILK; via the coding sequence ATGAACTTATTTATTGAAGTAGTACTTCCTGTTTTTTTTATTTTTTTTGCGGGATATGTGATTCAAAAATGGAAGAAGCTTGACATTAAGTCTGTTTCAACGGTTGCGATTTATTTGTTAAGCCCTTGTCTCGTTTTTCGAACGTTTTATCAAGCCAATCTAAACCGTGAATATGGAAATATGGTGATTTTTTCTTTGTTATTTTTATTTGCGTTTATTTTGCTAACGAAACTGTACAGTAAAATCATGCATTATACAGGTTCAATGGAAAGCGGGTTAATGCTTTCAACCGCTTTTATGAATTCCGGAAATTATGGTGCACCGATCGTATTGTTTGCCTTTGGCGAAAAGGGATTTGCTTATGCGGTGACATTTATGGTTCTTCAATCTGTCATTATGAACGTATTTGGTGTGTACTATGCATTAAGGGGACAATCAGGTGTTAAAATTGCTATTAAAAAAGTGTTTGAAATGCCAGCTACATATGCTGTAATACTTGCCTTATTGGTGCAATTTTCCCACATTACGGTTCCAAAAAATGTCATGATGCCGATTGATTTATTAGCTGATGCGGCGATACCTGTGGCGATGTTAATTCTTGGCATGCAGCTTGCTGAAATCGAACTCGTCAAGATGGATGTAAAAAATGTGGCGTTTGCGACGATTAGTCGGTTAATGATTTCACCGTTTATCGCTTATTTGATTTTGACGATGCTAGGCGTAAATGGATTATTAAAAAGTGTGTTAATTGTGTTATCCTCAATGCCTACGGCTGTTACGACAACAATGTATGCCGTTCAGTTTGATGCGAAGCCAAGGCTTGTTTCGAGCATTGCTTTTGTCACAACACTCACGAGCATTGTTACGATCACCGGATTACTCGTTATATTAAAATAA
- a CDS encoding hypothetical protein (product_source=Hypo-rule applied; pfam=PF07561; smart=SM00356) — protein sequence MAKDVLCEVNNCKYWAQGNKCSAESIYVVSHVGKMARDQKETDCKTFEPEGI from the coding sequence ATGGCAAAAGACGTATTATGTGAAGTGAATAACTGTAAGTATTGGGCGCAAGGCAATAAATGTAGTGCTGAATCAATATATGTTGTAAGCCATGTTGGGAAAATGGCTAGAGATCAAAAAGAAACGGATTGTAAAACGTTTGAACCAGAAGGTATTTAA
- a CDS encoding hypothetical protein (product_source=Hypo-rule applied; cath_funfam=3.40.630.40; pfam=PF01520,PF01832,PF05036; superfamily=110997,53187), translating to MTIIMIDPGHGGSDPGAQAFGYQEKNFNLQISLKIRDYLQKKYAVKVLMTRTTDQTVSLSERTNMANIQNVDYFCSIHVNAGGGSGFESYIYNGPVPPQTIRYQAIIHDQIINKLKNKYSIKDRGKKRANFHVLRETKMPAILLETLFIDHQNDIKLLTNPSFIQDYSAAVAEGLAKALNLSAKDPKPPLSNDKDVIYKVIAGSFKERKNAEKRVSMLKSKKIDAFIVPAVINGTQFYRVQAGAYKMLNHAKQQVKQLKNNGIKDAFIASEIHSENSKRTKQPPDSDEENLFTDKGFPINGHPFLSGQMLNRFVLSMNENAPLLGEDYYELSKIYNIRGDIALAQAIHETNYFRFTGTVKPEQNNFAGIGATGPNQQGARFSSAREGVLAQLQHLYAYASTDPLPKNYPLVDPRFHFVTRGSAKTWQELNGKWAVPGNHYGQSILKIYQRMIDFSKDECTKLKQAVQQSLEHE from the coding sequence TTGACCATCATTATGATAGATCCAGGACATGGTGGAAGTGATCCCGGAGCCCAAGCATTCGGTTATCAAGAAAAAAATTTTAATCTGCAAATTTCCTTAAAGATTAGAGATTATTTACAAAAAAAATATGCTGTGAAAGTGCTGATGACAAGAACAACGGATCAAACCGTTAGTTTATCCGAACGTACAAATATGGCAAATATACAGAACGTCGATTATTTCTGCTCGATCCATGTCAACGCTGGCGGTGGATCAGGGTTTGAAAGCTACATTTATAACGGTCCTGTTCCCCCGCAAACGATACGTTATCAAGCCATTATTCATGACCAAATTATCAATAAGTTGAAAAATAAGTATAGCATCAAAGACCGAGGAAAGAAACGAGCCAATTTCCATGTCCTGCGTGAAACGAAAATGCCTGCGATTCTTTTAGAAACATTGTTTATCGATCATCAAAACGATATTAAATTATTAACAAATCCATCTTTTATTCAAGATTACTCAGCGGCTGTCGCAGAAGGATTAGCTAAAGCTCTAAACCTGTCAGCAAAGGATCCGAAGCCTCCGCTATCCAATGATAAAGATGTTATCTATAAAGTGATTGCCGGCTCTTTTAAAGAAAGAAAAAATGCCGAAAAACGGGTATCGATGTTAAAATCCAAGAAAATAGATGCTTTTATTGTCCCAGCTGTCATTAATGGCACCCAATTTTATCGTGTTCAGGCAGGAGCCTATAAAATGTTGAATCATGCTAAACAACAAGTTAAACAGTTAAAAAATAACGGAATAAAAGATGCTTTTATCGCTTCGGAGATTCATTCTGAAAATAGCAAGAGAACAAAACAACCACCTGATTCTGATGAAGAAAATCTTTTCACAGACAAAGGATTTCCGATTAACGGCCATCCATTTTTATCAGGTCAAATGCTCAATCGGTTTGTTTTAAGCATGAACGAAAATGCTCCTTTGTTAGGAGAGGATTACTACGAACTTTCAAAAATTTATAACATTCGGGGAGATATCGCTCTTGCACAAGCCATTCACGAAACAAATTACTTCCGATTTACGGGAACGGTTAAACCCGAACAAAACAATTTTGCAGGAATTGGTGCAACTGGGCCTAATCAACAAGGCGCACGCTTTTCTTCTGCAAGAGAAGGTGTATTAGCTCAATTGCAGCACTTATATGCATATGCTTCAACAGATCCTCTGCCAAAAAATTATCCGTTAGTCGATCCACGCTTTCATTTCGTAACGAGAGGAAGTGCGAAAACATGGCAGGAATTAAATGGAAAATGGGCAGTTCCAGGAAATCATTACGGCCAATCCATTTTAAAAATTTACCAAAGGATGATTGATTTTAGCAAAGATGAATGCACAAAGCTTAAACAAGCCGTTCAACAATCATTAGAACATGAATAA
- a CDS encoding nitric-oxide synthase (product_source=KO:K00491; cath_funfam=3.90.340.10; cog=COG4362; ko=KO:K00491; pfam=PF02898; superfamily=56512) — translation MHYSSEQLFEKAKSFLYTCYKELNELDQLEDRLKRVKEEIDLYGSYKHTYEELEHGAKMAWRNSNRCIGRLFWQSLHVFDARNLQTEEEIFHALIRHIQFATNNGKIRPAITIFPQKQNGKDQVRIWNHQLLRYAGYETDSGVIGDPASISFTKACEQMGWKGKRTPFDILPLVIQMGEQTPKWFDIPKEIVLEIPITHPELKDFENLQLKWYAVPIISDMKLEIGGIEYTAAPFNGWYMGTEIGARNFADEGRYNMLPKVAQLMGLNMSKNHTLWKDKALVELNIAVLHSFKKYGVTIVDHHTAAVQFKHFEEQEEKCGRKVTGDWTWLIPPLSPATTHIFHKSYQDNYNSPNYFYQKRPYE, via the coding sequence GTGCATTACTCATCAGAACAGCTTTTTGAAAAGGCTAAAAGCTTTCTTTACACTTGTTATAAAGAACTAAATGAACTCGATCAACTAGAAGATAGACTAAAAAGGGTGAAAGAAGAAATAGACCTTTACGGTTCTTATAAGCATACGTATGAAGAATTAGAGCATGGTGCAAAAATGGCATGGCGAAATAGCAACCGTTGTATCGGACGATTATTTTGGCAATCACTTCACGTTTTTGATGCAAGAAATTTGCAAACAGAAGAAGAGATTTTTCATGCTCTTATCCGGCATATTCAATTTGCAACAAACAATGGGAAAATTCGTCCTGCCATTACGATATTTCCCCAAAAACAAAATGGTAAAGATCAAGTGAGAATTTGGAATCATCAATTATTAAGATATGCAGGCTATGAAACGGACTCAGGTGTTATAGGGGACCCTGCTTCAATTTCCTTTACAAAAGCTTGTGAACAAATGGGATGGAAAGGAAAACGTACTCCCTTTGACATCTTGCCATTAGTCATTCAAATGGGCGAGCAAACACCAAAATGGTTTGACATTCCAAAAGAAATCGTATTGGAAATTCCAATCACTCATCCTGAACTCAAAGATTTTGAAAATCTACAATTGAAATGGTATGCCGTTCCGATTATTTCTGATATGAAGCTCGAAATAGGCGGTATTGAGTATACGGCAGCACCATTTAATGGTTGGTATATGGGGACGGAAATAGGTGCTAGAAATTTTGCTGATGAAGGCAGATACAATATGTTGCCGAAGGTCGCACAATTAATGGGTCTAAATATGAGCAAAAATCATACATTATGGAAGGATAAAGCACTTGTTGAGTTAAATATAGCTGTTTTACATTCATTTAAAAAATATGGTGTCACGATTGTCGACCATCATACTGCGGCCGTACAATTTAAACATTTTGAAGAACAAGAGGAAAAATGCGGACGGAAGGTAACGGGCGATTGGACATGGCTGATTCCACCATTATCTCCAGCCACAACTCATATTTTTCATAAATCTTATCAAGACAATTACAATTCTCCTAATTATTTTTACCAAAAGAGGCCATATGAATAA
- a CDS encoding N-acetylmuramoyl-L-alanine amidase (product_source=KO:K01449; cath_funfam=3.10.350.10; cleavage_site_network=SignalP-noTM; cog=COG3773; ko=KO:K01449; pfam=PF01476,PF07486; smart=SM00257; superfamily=51045,54106), with protein MKLKKFIISSLLAFASLTFTSNADAASVQTHRVQKGDTLWKIGMNYGVSVSQLKRENHRTSDLIYIGEILKIPQTISAYEKDLLARLVEAEAKGEAYAGKVAVATVVLNRVDSDLFPNSISEVIYQKDQFTPVKNGTIYNPASEASKKAVNEALVFRGQGSGSLYFYNPQKTSNSWLRSKQVTVVIGNHVFAK; from the coding sequence ATGAAACTGAAAAAATTCATTATCTCCTCACTTTTAGCTTTTGCTAGCTTAACGTTCACATCGAATGCGGATGCGGCAAGTGTTCAAACGCACCGTGTTCAAAAAGGAGATACTTTATGGAAAATTGGTATGAATTATGGCGTTTCAGTTTCTCAACTAAAACGAGAGAATCATAGAACGTCTGATCTCATATATATTGGGGAAATTCTTAAAATTCCTCAAACCATTTCTGCTTATGAAAAAGATTTATTAGCCCGATTAGTAGAAGCGGAGGCAAAGGGCGAAGCATATGCAGGAAAAGTTGCGGTAGCGACTGTTGTCTTAAATCGTGTCGATAGTGACCTTTTCCCAAATTCCATTAGTGAGGTCATTTATCAAAAGGATCAATTTACTCCAGTAAAAAATGGTACAATATACAATCCAGCAAGTGAAGCGTCCAAAAAAGCTGTTAATGAAGCGTTAGTATTTCGTGGTCAAGGAAGCGGCTCTCTATATTTCTATAACCCTCAAAAAACTTCAAATTCATGGCTGCGCTCGAAACAAGTAACCGTTGTGATTGGAAACCATGTGTTTGCGAAATAA
- a CDS encoding putative phosphoglycerate mutase (product_source=KO:K15634; cath_funfam=3.40.50.1240; cog=COG0406; ko=KO:K15634; pfam=PF00300; smart=SM00855; superfamily=53254) encodes MLTFYFVRHGETEWNREKRMQGWLDSELTEKGVHDALALGHQLKDIPFTAVYSSPSARAKKTAKIILEQNRSRSIISDDRLKEIFLANWQGKTIKEIEREDPEAFDHYFYKPHLYRPKMGESFYDVQNRAVSFIKDKLAKHSSGNILVVSHGILLTLLLFSIKKLPLEKLWREPLMEGTSLTIVNVKDRQFQILTEGNTEHLHVKEYDNEKTKIFP; translated from the coding sequence ATGCTTACTTTTTATTTTGTTAGGCATGGGGAAACGGAATGGAATCGAGAAAAGCGAATGCAAGGATGGCTTGATTCGGAATTAACCGAAAAAGGTGTCCACGATGCACTCGCATTAGGACATCAATTAAAAGATATTCCGTTTACAGCTGTTTATTCGAGTCCTAGTGCTCGTGCAAAGAAAACGGCTAAAATCATTTTAGAACAAAACCGTTCAAGAAGCATCATCAGCGATGATCGTTTAAAAGAAATTTTTTTAGCGAATTGGCAAGGGAAAACAATAAAAGAAATTGAGAGAGAAGATCCGGAAGCTTTTGATCATTATTTTTACAAACCACATCTTTATCGTCCGAAAATGGGAGAAAGTTTTTATGATGTGCAAAATCGAGCTGTTTCTTTTATAAAGGACAAGCTTGCCAAACATTCGAGCGGGAATATTTTAGTTGTTTCTCATGGCATATTATTAACATTACTATTATTTTCTATAAAGAAGCTGCCGCTCGAAAAATTGTGGCGAGAACCATTGATGGAAGGAACAAGTTTGACTATAGTCAACGTTAAAGATCGACAATTTCAAATATTAACGGAAGGAAACACTGAACATTTGCATGTGAAAGAATATGATAATGAAAAAACAAAAATATTTCCATAG
- a CDS encoding hypothetical protein (product_source=Hypo-rule applied; cath_funfam=3.30.40.10; superfamily=75704): MDQSFTNKYSSKKADLLRKEIQRLKCRVYQLEQQLAEIQFNCEHVFVEESFIKKCTKCHYIESIYY; this comes from the coding sequence ATGGATCAGTCATTTACAAATAAATATTCCTCTAAAAAAGCCGATTTATTAAGGAAAGAAATTCAGCGATTAAAATGTAGAGTTTATCAGCTAGAACAACAATTAGCAGAAATTCAATTCAACTGTGAGCATGTATTTGTTGAAGAAAGCTTTATCAAAAAATGCACAAAATGTCATTATATCGAAAGCATTTATTATTAA
- a CDS encoding phosphomethylpyrimidine synthase (product_source=KO:K03147; cog=COG0422; ko=KO:K03147; pfam=PF01964,PF13667; superfamily=51556; tigrfam=TIGR00190) — MKKFDFKAQFPASKKVYVEGSRPDIRVPMREIELSPTQTEAGTFENEPVRVYDTSGPYTDSNYEPDIFKGLPKLRKKWILERGDVEEYEGREVRPEDNGLRNGTKPEIELPFKRKPLRAKKGRIVTQMHYAKKGIITPEMEFISIRENMDPEFVRQEVAAGRAIIPSNINHPESEPMIIGRHFHVKINANIGNSAVTSSIEEEVEKMTWATHWGADTIMDLSTGKNIHATREFIIRNSPVPVGTVPIYQALEKVNGIAEDLTWEVYRDTLIEQAEQGVDYFTIHAGVLLRYIPMTVNRTTGIVSRGGSIMAQWCLAHHKENFLYTHFEEICEILKTYDIAVSLGDGLRPGSIADANDEAQFAELETLGELTEIAWKHDVQVMIEGPGHVPMHKIKENVEKEIEICKGAPFYTLGPLTTDIAPGYDHITSAIGAAMIGWFGTAMLCYVTPKEHLGLPNKEDVREGVIAYKIAAHAADLAKGHPGAQKRDDALSKARFEFRWHDQFNLSLDPERAREYHDETLPKESAKVAHFCSMCGPKFCSMRISHDLRKMAKEEGKTEEQLIEEGMEQKSKEFVENGSVIYK; from the coding sequence ATGAAAAAATTTGATTTTAAAGCGCAGTTTCCAGCAAGCAAAAAGGTGTATGTGGAAGGATCAAGACCAGATATTCGTGTCCCAATGCGAGAAATCGAATTATCGCCAACGCAAACAGAAGCAGGTACATTTGAAAATGAACCAGTACGTGTTTATGATACGAGTGGACCTTATACTGATTCGAATTATGAGCCGGATATTTTTAAAGGGCTGCCTAAATTAAGGAAAAAGTGGATTTTAGAACGTGGAGATGTTGAAGAATACGAAGGACGCGAAGTAAGGCCAGAAGATAATGGTCTGCGTAACGGAACAAAGCCAGAAATCGAACTACCATTTAAACGAAAACCATTAAGGGCGAAAAAAGGGCGTATTGTAACGCAAATGCATTATGCGAAAAAAGGAATTATTACACCGGAAATGGAGTTTATTTCAATTCGGGAAAATATGGATCCAGAATTTGTTCGTCAAGAAGTAGCAGCGGGCCGTGCCATTATTCCATCAAATATTAATCATCCAGAAAGTGAGCCGATGATTATCGGGCGCCATTTTCATGTTAAAATTAATGCGAATATTGGGAATTCGGCAGTAACTTCTTCAATTGAAGAGGAAGTAGAGAAAATGACATGGGCGACACACTGGGGCGCCGATACGATTATGGATTTATCAACGGGAAAAAACATTCATGCAACACGTGAATTTATTATTCGCAATTCACCTGTTCCTGTTGGAACTGTTCCGATTTACCAAGCGCTTGAAAAAGTGAATGGCATTGCTGAAGACTTAACGTGGGAAGTTTATCGAGATACATTAATTGAACAAGCAGAACAAGGTGTCGACTATTTTACCATTCATGCAGGTGTTTTGCTCCGGTACATTCCGATGACCGTCAATCGAACAACGGGAATTGTTTCCCGCGGTGGCTCAATTATGGCACAATGGTGTTTAGCCCATCATAAAGAAAACTTTTTATATACTCATTTTGAGGAAATATGTGAAATATTAAAAACTTATGATATTGCCGTTTCCCTAGGGGATGGTTTGCGGCCAGGCTCGATTGCTGACGCTAACGATGAAGCTCAGTTTGCGGAGCTTGAAACACTTGGTGAGTTAACTGAAATAGCCTGGAAGCATGATGTTCAAGTGATGATTGAAGGGCCTGGCCATGTGCCTATGCACAAAATTAAAGAAAATGTTGAAAAAGAGATTGAAATTTGTAAAGGAGCTCCTTTTTATACGCTTGGGCCATTAACTACGGATATTGCTCCAGGATATGACCATATTACATCGGCAATTGGAGCAGCTATGATTGGCTGGTTCGGTACAGCGATGCTTTGCTATGTCACACCGAAAGAGCATTTAGGCTTGCCAAACAAAGAAGATGTCCGTGAAGGAGTCATTGCTTATAAAATTGCTGCACATGCAGCCGATCTAGCAAAAGGGCATCCAGGGGCACAAAAACGTGATGATGCCTTATCGAAGGCACGCTTTGAGTTTAGATGGCATGACCAGTTTAACTTATCTCTTGATCCCGAACGTGCGCGAGAATATCATGATGAAACGCTACCGAAAGAATCAGCAAAAGTGGCTCATTTCTGCTCCATGTGTGGACCGAAGTTTTGCTCGATGAGAATTTCTCACGACTTGCGTAAAATGGCAAAAGAAGAAGGAAAGACAGAAGAACAACTAATTGAAGAAGGAATGGAGCAAAAGTCGAAGGAGTTCGTCGAGAATGGATCAGTCATTTACAAATAA
- a CDS encoding hypothetical protein (product_source=Hypo-rule applied): protein MKTLWISIKVIAKVLLFGKKAFVENHWEAVCRG, encoded by the coding sequence ATGAAAACATTATGGATTTCCATAAAGGTGATAGCGAAAGTCCTCTTATTTGGAAAAAAAGCTTTTGTTGAAAATCATTGGGAAGCCGTTTGCCGAGGATGA